The following are encoded in a window of Penicillium oxalicum strain HP7-1 chromosome II, whole genome shotgun sequence genomic DNA:
- a CDS encoding Succinate--CoA ligase [ADP-forming] subunit beta encodes MFKLARGRPIAAALRAATETPISARLAQQQKRNLSIHEYLSARLLKQNGIGVPKGEVATTAEEAEQVAKAIGNDDLVIKAQVLAGGRGKGTFDNGLKGGVRVIYSPAEAKIFANEMIGHKLVTKQTGAAGRICNSVYICERKFARREFYLAILMDRGTQSPVIVASSQGGMDIETVAKENPDAIITTPIDIHQGVTDEIARTIATDLGFSEQCIEDAKTTIQNLYKVFMEKDATQIEINPLSETSDHQVLAMDAKLGFDDNAEFRQKEVFSWRDVSQEDADEVKAAEHGLNFIKLDGDIGCLVNGAGLAMATMDIIKLNGGSPANFLDVGGGATPAAIKSAFELITSDPKVSAIFVNIFGGIVRCDAIAQGLINVVQEMGLRTPIVARLQGTNMEQAHKLINDSGLKIFSIEDLQNAAEKSVQFSKVVKMAREIDVGVEFTLGI; translated from the exons ATGTTCAAGCTCGCTCGCGGTCGCCCAATTGCCGCGGCTCTCCGGGCTGCGACG GAAACCCCCATCTCTGCCCGTCTCGCTCAGCAACAGAAGCGTAACCTTTCCATCCACGAGTACCTGTCCGCTCGTCTCTTGAAGCAG AACGGCATCGGTGTTCCCAAGGGCGAGGTCGCTACAACcgccgaggaggccgagcAGGTCGCCAAGGCTATCG GAAATGACGACTTGGTCATCAAGGCCCAGGTCCTGGCTGGTGGTCGTGGTAAGGGTACCTTCGACAACGGTCTCAAGGGTGGTGTCCGTGTGATCTACTC CCCTGCCGAGGCCAAGATTTTCGCCAACGAGATGATCGGTCACAAGCTCGTCACCAAGCAGACCGGTGCTGCCGGCCGTATCTGTAACTCCGTCTACATTTGCGAGCGCAAGTTCGCCCGTCGCGAGTTCTACCTTGCCATCCTCATGGACCGTGGCACTCAGAGCCCCGTCATTGTCGCCTCCTCCCAGGGTGGCATGGATATCGAGACCGTCGCCAAGGAGAACCCCGATgcgatcatcaccaccccCATCGATATCCACCAGGGTGTCACTGACGAGATTGCCCGCACTATCGCGACTGACCTCGGCTTCTCCGAGCAGTGCATCGAGGATGCCAAGACCACCATCCAGAACCTGTACAAGGTCTTCATGGAGAAGGACGCTACTCAGATTGAGATCAACCCTCTGTCCGAGACCTCCGACCACCAGGTTCTTGCCATGGATGCCAAGCTCGGCTTCGACGACAACGCCGAGTTCCGTCAGAAGGAGGTCTTCTCGTGGCGCGACGTGTCCCAGGAGGATGCCGATGAGGTCAAGGCTGCCGAGCACGGCCTGAACTTCATCAAGCTGGACGGCGACATTGGCTGCCTGGTCAACGGTGCCGGTCTTGCCATGGCCACCATGGATATCATCAAGTTGAACGGCGGCAGCCCCGCCAACTTCCTTGAcgtcggtggtggtgctaCCCCCGCCGCTATCAAGAGCGCCTTTGAGCTGATCACCAGCGACCCCAAGGTCTccgccatcttcgtcaaCATCTTCGGTGGTATCGTCCGCTGTGACGCCATCGCTCAGGGTCTGATCAACGTTGTGCAGGAGATGGGTCTGCGCACTCCTATCGTCGCCCGTCTCCAGGGTACCAACATGGAGCAGGCTCACAAGCTG ATCAACGACTCTGGcctgaagatcttctccatTGAGGATCTCCAGAACGCCGCCGAGAAGTCTGTTCAGTTCTCCAAGGTCGTCAAGATGGCCCGTGAGATCGATGTTGGCGTTGAGTTCACTCTCGGAATCTAA
- a CDS encoding Short-chain dehydrogenase ptmH, producing MPGVTDARKSVLITGCSPGGIGNSLAREFNQKGLRVFATARQAETIADLAEVGIETLSLVVDDQESVKACFAEVQKRLGDKGLDYLVNNAGRNYTVPAMEVELDEARLTFETNFFSVISMCQTFLPLLIKAQGTIIQIGSIAGIMPYVFGSVYNASKAALHSFSDTLRVELAPYGVKVITVITGGVQSRIARTQRLLKPDSLYLPVEEEYQQRVVHSQHKAMPNDKYARSVVNQVLYGSAPWRWLWPWAKGRKTTIWEGHGSWLIWLLVGGWAWNGLLGRMMTSMFKLWKIKTALKK from the exons ATGCCAGGAGTCACCGACGCGCGCAAGTCCGTGCTGATTACGGG ATGCTCCCCTGGTGGGATTGGTAATTCTCTCGCTCGGGAGTTCAATCAAAAGGGCCTGCGCGTTTTTGCGACTGCACGACAGGCGGAGACCATCGCAGACCTTGCAGAAGTAGGCATTGAGACTCTGAGCTTGGTTGTTGATGACCAGGAAAGTGTCAAGGCGTGTTTCGCAGAGGTCCAGAAGAGACTCGGGGACAAGGGCCTAGATTATCTAGTAAACAATGC CGGTCGAA ACTACACTGTGCCTGCCATGGAAGTCGAGCTGGACGAGGCTCGACTCACCTTTGAGACCAACTTCTTCTCGGTCATCAGCATGTGCCAGACATTCCTGCCGCTATTGATCAAGGCCCAGGGAACCATTATTCAGATCGGATCGATTGCCGGA ATTATGCCCTATGTATTTGGCTCGGTGTATAACGCCTCCAAGGCGGCCCTCCACTCCTTCAGCGATACCCTGCGTGTTGAGCTGGCTCCCTATGG TGTCAAGGTGATCACGGTCATCACCGGTGGCGTACAGTCTCGCATCGCTCGCACTCAACGTCTGTTGAAGCCCGATTCACTGTACTTGccagttgaagaagagtACCAGCAGCGCGTCGTGCACAGCCAGCACAAGGCCATGCCGAACGACAAGTATGCCCGCAGTGTGGTTAATCAGGTGCTGTACGGATCAGCTCCCTGGCGCTGGCTGTGGCCGTGGGCCAAGGGGCGTAAGACCACCATTTGGGAGGGTCATGGAAGCTGGCTGATCTggctcctcgtcggaggcTGGGCCTGGAATGGGCTTCTGGGCCGCATGATGACTAGCATGTTCAAGCTTTGGAAGATCAAGACCGCCCTGAAGAAGTAG